AGTCGGCATCGGTGTCATCGGGGCGCCACCGTCCCGGCCGCCGGACGAACCCGAACCGCGGGGCGCTGCTGCGAAATCGGCCACGCAACCGACGTCGATGGACCTGATGGGACGTCGCCAGCAGGTCCTCCCGGTGGCGCAGGCTCCCACGACGTGACCGCCGCCCCCGTCGTTCCCGCCGTTCGCGGCGGCCGAAGATCGAGGCGGGCGGTCCGGTACGCGCCTGTCCCGAACACCATGGGCACGCATGGCGACCGCCTCGCCCTCACGTCTTCTGCAGATATTCCGCCCGGTCCTCGTCCACCAGATCCGCCACCATCCCCGCCAGGCCCGGGTGCTCGGTCAGCGCGGGGTCGCCGACCACGATGGCCTCCGCACGATCCCTGGCCTGCGCGATGACGTCCTCGTCGTCGAGGAGCGACAGCAGCCGCAGCCCCGATCGCCTGCCGGACTGGGCCGCGCCGAGGATGTCGCCCTCGCGACGCAGCTCCAGGTCGAGGCGGGCCAGCTCGAAGCCGTCGGTGGTGCTGGCCACCGCGTCGAGACGCTGCATGGTGGTGGTGCCCGGCACGGCGTCGGTGACCAGCAGGCACAGTCCGGCCGCGCTGCCCCGGCCGACCCGTCCCCGCAGCTGGTGCAGCTGGCTGACTCCGAAACGGTCGGCATCCATGATCACCATGGCGGTCGCATTCGGCACGTTCACGCCGACCTCCACCACGGTCGTCGCCACCAGCACGTCGATCTCGCCTGCGGCGAAGGCCCGCATCACGGTGTCCTTCTCGTCGGCGGGCAGCCTGCCGTGCAGCATCCCGACCCGCAGGCCGCGCAGCGGTCCCTCGGCGAGTTCGGGGGCCACGTCGGCCACCGCCAGCGGGGGGCGACGCTCCGAGCCCTCCCCCTCGGCGGGCGGCGGGGTGTCGACGTCCTCGCCGGAGGAAGCCTGATCGCCGATCCTCGGACAGACCACATAGGCCTGATGTCCGGCGGCGACCTCCTCGCGAAGCCGCTGCCAGACCCGGTCCAGCCAGGCAGGCTTCTCCGCCACCGGCACCACGGTGCTCTTGATCGGTGATCGCCCCTTCGGCAGCTCGCGCAGCGCCGAGACCTCCAGATCCCCATAGACGGTCATCGCCACCGTGCGGGGAATCGGGGTCGCCGTCATCACCAGCACATGGGGGCTGACCCGTGACCCGGCTCGCGATCGCAGGGCGTCGCGCTGCTCGACGCCGAAGCGGTGCTGTTCGTCGACCACCACCAGGCCCAGATCCGCGAACTCCACCCGGTCCTGGATGAGCGCGTGAGTGCCGACCACGATGCCCGCCTCGCCGGAGACGACCTCCAGCATGGCCTTCCTGCGCTGCGCGGCACCCATCGAGCCGGTGAGCAGGGTGACCCGCGTGGCGTGATCGGGGGCGCCGAACTCCCCTGCGGTGGCCAGGTCGCCGAGCAGTTCGGCCAGGGAGCGCGCGTGTTGGGCGGCCAGCACCTCCGTCGGCGCCAGCATCGCCGTCTGTCGGCCCGCGTCGACGACCTGGAGCATCGCACGCAGTGCCACCACCGTCTTGCCGGAACCGACCTCGCCCTGCACGAGCCGGTTCATCGGATGCTCACGGGAGACGTCCGCCCGGACGATCTCGCCGATCGACCGCTGGCCCTCGGTCAGCTCGAAGGGGATGCGCGCATCGAAGCTGTCGAGCACGCCGTCGGGTCTCGGCGGGCAGGCCGGGGCGGGCCGGGCGTCGGCCGCCTGTCTGCGTTGGGCCAGGGCCAGCTGGACCGACAGTGCCTCGTCCCATTTCAGGCGCTTCCGCGCGAAATGCACCGCGGCCCGGTCCGCAGGCAGATGCACGTCGCGCAGCGCCTGAGTGAGGTCCGAGACTCGGAGATCGGCGCGCAGTCCGGCGGGCAGCGGGTCCTCGACGCCGTCCCAGGTGTCGAGGACCTGCCGCACGCACCGCGCGATCGACCAGGACGGCAGGCCCTGCGCCGCCGGGTACACCGGGATCAACGCGGCGGTGAACTCCGCGACCACCGAGTCGCCGTCCCCCGCGTCCTGTGTCGCGGGCTCGATGAGCTGATACTCGGGATTCGCGAGCTGGAGCTGGCCGCGATAGGCGGTGATCTTGCCCGCGAACAGGCCCTTCTTGCCGGGCAGCAGCTCCCGCTCCCGCCAGGCCTGGTTGAAGAAGGTGCAGTTCAACGCGCGTCTGCCGTCGGTGATGCGCACCTCGAGGATGCTGCCGCGCCGGGACCGCATGCTGCGCTTGGTCACCCGCTGGACCTCGGCCAGCACCGTGGCGTGCTCGCCGATCTCCAACCCGGCGATCTCCGTCAGTTCGCCGCGCTCGGCATAACGACGCGGATAGTGCCGCAGCAGCTCGCCCACGGTGTGCAGATTCAGCGACTTCGCCAGTGCGTCGGCCGTCTTGGCCCCGAGGATCGGGGTCAGCTGATCCGCCCAGTCGGTCATCGCGGACGGGCCTGGAGCTCGGTTCGGATCGGTGTCATTCACTCCACTCCCAGCAGCAGCACGGTGTCGGGCAGGTCGCCGTCGAAGCAGGTCAGGTCCACCTCGGGATGGATGCGGCGGAGCCGCTCGGACAAGGCGACGAGCAGGCCGTCCGGGGCGTGCCCGCCGGGCAGCACCGTGACCAGCTCACCGCCGGTGGACAACATCCGATCAAGAAGGGCCGACGCCGTCTCGATCGGGTCCCTTCCGATGATCATCACCTCGTCGTCGACGAGGCCGAGCACGTCACCGGGTTCACAGCGGCCCGCCCAGGTCAGCGCCGCGCTGGTGGCGACGAGTACCTCACCTCGGCGGGTCGCCGCCGCCGCCTCGGCCATCGCGACCGAGTCTTCGGCAGGGCGACGGCGCGGGTCGTGCACGGCCAGCGCGGCCAGGCCCTGCACCGGTGACACGGTGGGCACCACCACCACATCCTGACCCACCGACATCGCCTCGGCAGCGGCACGATCGGCGACCTCGATCGACACGGCGCCGTTGGGCAGCACCGAGACGTGCCGCGCCCCGGTCTCGCGGATGACGCCGACGAGTTCCACGACGGCGGCGGCGCCGCTCCGGGAGGAGGGCCGGAGCACTCGGGCTCCCTCGTCCGAGAACAGCGTCGCCAGTCCCTCGCTGGCCGCCACCGTCACGACGGCCCGGTGCAGGCCGAACAGGGCGCGCATCCGATGCGGCGAGACCGGCGCGACCGTCGGGTGCGGCTCGGTCGGCCCGTCGGGAGGCGCAGGCTGGTCGGCGAAGCGGACCACGCGAATCCGATGCGGCCTGCCGCGCTCCACACCGGCCTCGATCGCGGGCCCGATGTCGTCACAGTGCACGTGCACCGACCACAGGCCCGCACCGTCGCCCGCCACCGAGACCGAGTCGCCGAGATCGTCGAGGATCAGCCGCAACTCGTCGGCCCGCGCCTGGTCCGAGTCGGCGAGCAGGTACATGACCTCGTAGGCGGGCGGCGACCCGGCGAAGGGCTGCTCGCTGCCGGGTTCGAGACCGCTGGCGTCGGGGGCGCCGTGCGGGGTGTGGTCCTGCGGGCCGCGTCCGGTCGAAGGCTGTGCGGCAGGATCGGTCGGGCCTGCGGCCTCGGCGGCGATCTCGACCGCGGCGGCGCTCGGGGAGGAGCCCCCGGCGACCTGCCCGGCCTGCTGCGCACCGGCCTCGGCGGCATCCTCGCCTGCCGTGCCGCGCGCACCCACCACGGGTGAGCTTCCGACCGGCGGGCTCTCGGCGTCAGGACGGCCCAGGCGCCGCGCGGCGTCGCCTCGACCGCTGCCCACCACCGAGGACAACGCCTCGAGCAGCACCACGAGGCCTCGTCCGCCCGCGTCGACCACGCCTGCCCTGGCCAGCACGGCGAGCTGATCCGGCGTCCGTTCCAGTGCGTCGTCGGCGGCGGCCAGCGCGGCGGCGGCCACCGACGGCAGGGCGTCGGAGTCGG
The Actinoalloteichus fjordicus DNA segment above includes these coding regions:
- the recG gene encoding ATP-dependent DNA helicase RecG — translated: MTDWADQLTPILGAKTADALAKSLNLHTVGELLRHYPRRYAERGELTEIAGLEIGEHATVLAEVQRVTKRSMRSRRGSILEVRITDGRRALNCTFFNQAWRERELLPGKKGLFAGKITAYRGQLQLANPEYQLIEPATQDAGDGDSVVAEFTAALIPVYPAAQGLPSWSIARCVRQVLDTWDGVEDPLPAGLRADLRVSDLTQALRDVHLPADRAAVHFARKRLKWDEALSVQLALAQRRQAADARPAPACPPRPDGVLDSFDARIPFELTEGQRSIGEIVRADVSREHPMNRLVQGEVGSGKTVVALRAMLQVVDAGRQTAMLAPTEVLAAQHARSLAELLGDLATAGEFGAPDHATRVTLLTGSMGAAQRRKAMLEVVSGEAGIVVGTHALIQDRVEFADLGLVVVDEQHRFGVEQRDALRSRAGSRVSPHVLVMTATPIPRTVAMTVYGDLEVSALRELPKGRSPIKSTVVPVAEKPAWLDRVWQRLREEVAAGHQAYVVCPRIGDQASSGEDVDTPPPAEGEGSERRPPLAVADVAPELAEGPLRGLRVGMLHGRLPADEKDTVMRAFAAGEIDVLVATTVVEVGVNVPNATAMVIMDADRFGVSQLHQLRGRVGRGSAAGLCLLVTDAVPGTTTMQRLDAVASTTDGFELARLDLELRREGDILGAAQSGRRSGLRLLSLLDDEDVIAQARDRAEAIVVGDPALTEHPGLAGMVADLVDEDRAEYLQKT
- a CDS encoding DAK2 domain-containing protein; the encoded protein is MLQALDAEAVSRWADACVADLEANREEIDRINVYPIADADTGSNLLYTMRAALDSLRHAPAEVSSAVSGAISALAKGALTGARGNSGVILSQVLRGLAEAVQGASVFTGGALRTALSRADELATAAVARPVPGTVLSVLHAAAQAAADTDSDALPSVAAAALAAADDALERTPDQLAVLARAGVVDAGGRGLVVLLEALSSVVGSGRGDAARRLGRPDAESPPVGSSPVVGARGTAGEDAAEAGAQQAGQVAGGSSPSAAAVEIAAEAAGPTDPAAQPSTGRGPQDHTPHGAPDASGLEPGSEQPFAGSPPAYEVMYLLADSDQARADELRLILDDLGDSVSVAGDGAGLWSVHVHCDDIGPAIEAGVERGRPHRIRVVRFADQPAPPDGPTEPHPTVAPVSPHRMRALFGLHRAVVTVAASEGLATLFSDEGARVLRPSSRSGAAAVVELVGVIRETGARHVSVLPNGAVSIEVADRAAAEAMSVGQDVVVVPTVSPVQGLAALAVHDPRRRPAEDSVAMAEAAAATRRGEVLVATSAALTWAGRCEPGDVLGLVDDEVMIIGRDPIETASALLDRMLSTGGELVTVLPGGHAPDGLLVALSERLRRIHPEVDLTCFDGDLPDTVLLLGVE